A genomic window from Sulfurospirillum diekertiae includes:
- the nadD gene encoding nicotinate (nicotinamide) nucleotide adenylyltransferase: protein MNIAIFGGSFDPPHSGHELIVKKALEILDIDKLLVVTTYLSPFKESFCAPAAMRQKWLAKMFEGMEKVEIFSYECDQKRQVPTIETVLHVKRLYPGAKLFLLVGSDSFSALPKWNRYDELCNLVEFVVAPRGEFTPPKGLKILPINVNISSSKLRSFLDPRFIPKAIKNEVIAFYTRNPMDNRIERIVTALSDKKAEDIQVFDMSGKDYFVNTVVIATTMGERHGLSLLDHLKTELKGAGESFLNVDADDNWTVIDMGDVLIHLMTPQYRLKYNLELFLKEREEEMKKVRSVE from the coding sequence TTGAACATAGCTATCTTTGGAGGTTCTTTCGATCCTCCTCACTCTGGACACGAACTCATTGTTAAAAAAGCCCTTGAAATTCTTGATATTGATAAGCTTTTAGTTGTTACTACGTACCTCAGCCCTTTTAAAGAAAGTTTTTGTGCTCCCGCTGCTATGCGCCAAAAATGGCTGGCTAAGATGTTTGAAGGTATGGAGAAAGTCGAAATTTTTTCATATGAATGTGATCAAAAAAGACAAGTTCCCACCATCGAAACTGTTTTACATGTAAAGCGTTTGTACCCAGGAGCTAAACTCTTTTTGCTCGTTGGAAGTGATAGTTTTTCTGCACTTCCTAAATGGAACCGCTACGATGAGCTTTGTAACCTTGTTGAATTTGTTGTAGCACCAAGAGGAGAGTTTACTCCTCCAAAAGGCTTGAAAATTTTACCAATTAATGTTAATATCAGTTCTTCAAAGCTCCGCTCATTTTTGGACCCAAGATTTATTCCAAAAGCCATCAAAAATGAAGTGATAGCGTTTTATACAAGGAATCCAATGGATAATAGAATTGAAAGAATCGTAACTGCTCTAAGCGACAAAAAAGCAGAAGATATACAAGTATTTGATATGAGTGGCAAAGATTATTTTGTTAACACTGTTGTTATAGCAACGACAATGGGTGAGCGACACGGGCTTTCACTTTTAGATCATCTCAAAACAGAGCTTAAAGGCGCAGGTGAAAGTTTTTTAAATGTTGATGCTGATGACAACTGGACAGTGATTGATATGGGCGATGTTCTCATTCACCTTATGACACCGCAATATCGTCTCAAATATAACTTAGAACTCTTTCTCAAAGAGAGAGAAGAAGAAATGAAAAAAGTAAGAAGCGTAGAATAG
- the gap gene encoding type I glyceraldehyde-3-phosphate dehydrogenase, which translates to MALKIAINGFGRIGRCVARIIDSRDDVELVCVNDTAERATTKQLLKYDSVHGVFQGHVELLENDYMQMGKSKVKMFSTRDAKELNFADYGVDVVLECTGALLTQKDMQVFIDNGVKKVVLSAPAKDDTPTFVLGVNEHTYAGQAIVSNASCTTNCLGPVAKVLDDAFGIDKGLMTTVHSYTNDQNILDVKHRKNDLRRARAAAVNMIPTSTGAAKAIGLVLPHLKGRLHGQSVRVPTPNVSMVDLNVVLKKETTKEEINALFTEHANGKLKGILEVDVEQRVSQDFVTTSWSSIVAVDLTQVICGNMVKVMAWYDNEWGYSTRLIDMAVHVSK; encoded by the coding sequence ATGGCACTCAAAATTGCTATAAATGGATTTGGTCGCATTGGAAGATGCGTTGCTAGAATTATTGATTCACGCGATGACGTTGAGCTTGTATGTGTGAATGACACAGCTGAACGTGCTACCACAAAACAACTACTTAAATACGATAGTGTCCATGGCGTTTTCCAAGGTCACGTTGAATTACTTGAAAATGATTATATGCAAATGGGAAAATCAAAAGTGAAGATGTTCTCAACCCGTGATGCCAAAGAACTTAATTTTGCAGATTATGGTGTGGATGTCGTTCTTGAATGTACAGGAGCACTGTTAACCCAAAAAGATATGCAGGTGTTTATCGACAATGGTGTCAAAAAAGTGGTACTCTCTGCCCCGGCAAAAGATGATACACCCACTTTCGTTTTAGGTGTCAATGAACATACCTATGCAGGGCAAGCCATTGTCTCCAATGCTAGCTGTACTACAAATTGTCTAGGACCTGTTGCCAAAGTGCTTGATGATGCGTTTGGCATTGACAAAGGGTTAATGACAACGGTTCACTCGTATACGAATGATCAAAATATTTTAGATGTGAAACACCGTAAAAATGATTTACGTCGTGCACGTGCAGCGGCGGTTAATATGATCCCAACGAGTACGGGTGCAGCCAAAGCAATCGGCTTGGTTCTCCCACACCTTAAAGGACGTTTACATGGACAAAGCGTTCGTGTTCCAACACCTAATGTTTCTATGGTTGATCTGAACGTTGTCCTTAAAAAAGAGACAACCAAAGAAGAGATCAACGCGCTTTTTACGGAGCATGCTAACGGAAAACTCAAAGGTATTTTGGAAGTTGATGTTGAACAAAGAGTTTCTCAAGATTTCGTGACTACATCATGGAGCTCCATTGTTGCAGTCGATTTGACACAAGTGATTTGTGGCAATATGGTTAAAGTAATGGCGTGGTATGACAATGAGTGGGGCTATTCGACACGTTTGATCGATATGGCTGTTCACGTAAGTAAATAA
- a CDS encoding phosphoglycerate kinase: MIRSIRDLDIEGKKVFIRCDFNVPLDEFTNITDDRRVRSAIPTIRYCLDHGCSIILASHLGRPKGAVDEKYSLAPVQMRLKRLLDKEVVLAADVIGKDATEKAAALQPGEILLLENLRFSKGETANDEEFAKALADMAEVYINDAFGVCHRAHASVEAITHYFNEKSSAAGFLLQKEVEFSKNLLRRPTRPFVAVVGGSKVSGKLQALVNLLPRVDKLVIGGGMAFTFLKAQGLDIGNSIVEDELLDEANRVMEEAKRLGVKIYLPVDVVAAQTCSQDATIKFVTVQEIPKGWMGLDIGPATSRLFREALADAQTILWNGPMGVFELEKFSKGSFKMSHVIAEAHATTVVGGGDTADVVARAGDADEMTFISTGGGASLELIEGKELPGVKVLSKDETE, encoded by the coding sequence ATGATTCGCTCTATTAGAGATTTGGATATTGAAGGTAAAAAAGTTTTTATTCGTTGTGATTTCAATGTGCCTTTAGATGAGTTTACCAATATTACGGACGATAGACGTGTACGCTCAGCGATCCCTACCATTCGTTATTGTTTAGATCATGGTTGCTCTATCATTTTGGCAAGTCACTTGGGTCGCCCCAAGGGTGCCGTGGATGAGAAATATTCACTTGCCCCCGTCCAAATGAGACTCAAACGTCTTTTAGACAAAGAAGTTGTTTTGGCTGCCGATGTGATTGGTAAAGATGCAACAGAAAAAGCAGCGGCGCTTCAGCCGGGTGAAATTTTACTTTTAGAAAATCTTCGTTTCAGCAAAGGTGAAACAGCCAATGACGAAGAGTTTGCAAAAGCGCTGGCGGATATGGCAGAAGTGTACATTAACGATGCCTTTGGTGTATGTCATCGTGCACATGCTTCCGTTGAAGCGATTACCCACTATTTTAATGAAAAAAGTTCTGCAGCAGGATTTCTCCTTCAAAAAGAGGTTGAATTTTCTAAGAACCTTCTTCGTCGTCCAACACGTCCCTTTGTCGCCGTTGTCGGTGGTAGTAAAGTCAGTGGTAAACTTCAAGCGCTGGTTAACTTGCTCCCACGTGTCGATAAACTCGTTATTGGTGGCGGTATGGCATTTACATTCTTAAAAGCGCAAGGACTCGACATTGGCAATTCAATCGTTGAAGATGAGTTGCTGGATGAAGCAAACCGCGTTATGGAAGAGGCTAAACGTTTAGGGGTAAAAATTTACCTTCCAGTGGACGTTGTTGCTGCGCAAACATGCTCTCAAGATGCTACGATTAAGTTCGTTACCGTTCAAGAAATTCCAAAAGGTTGGATGGGCTTGGACATTGGACCTGCAACATCACGACTCTTTAGAGAAGCACTCGCAGATGCACAAACGATTCTTTGGAATGGTCCAATGGGTGTTTTTGAGCTTGAGAAATTCTCGAAAGGTAGTTTCAAAATGTCTCATGTGATTGCAGAAGCCCATGCAACAACGGTTGTGGGTGGTGGCGATACCGCAGATGTGGTGGCGCGCGCTGGCGATGCCGATGAGATGACATTTATCTCTACCGGTGGTGGGGCAAGTTTAGAGCTTATTGAGGGTAAAGAACTTCCGGGCGTTAAAGTTTTAAGTAAAGATGAGACTGAGTAA
- a CDS encoding triose-phosphate isomerase: MIIASNFKTNYTRGAAKAFIQEIQAFISNTKSEQQVRIFAPFTALDHFDEVSTLKVGAQNFYPVQSGSYTGEIGFEQLEEFGIDTVLIGHSERRHILKESQSFIAAKYDFAKAREVEIVYCIGEPAEIRVQGIDAVMSYLWEQFEGIEINYDKLIIAYEPVWAIGTGLSASLEDIEEVLTRLREKLCTPLLYGGSVKVDNINTILHVKACDGVLVGTASWNEKAFCEMIHIADNVTK, encoded by the coding sequence ATGATTATTGCTTCAAATTTCAAAACAAACTACACCAGAGGTGCAGCGAAGGCTTTTATCCAAGAGATTCAAGCCTTTATTTCTAACACAAAAAGTGAACAACAGGTACGTATTTTTGCACCCTTTACGGCATTGGATCATTTTGATGAAGTATCCACTCTCAAGGTGGGTGCACAAAACTTTTATCCGGTGCAGAGTGGTTCGTATACAGGCGAAATTGGCTTTGAACAGCTTGAAGAATTTGGTATTGATACGGTGCTTATTGGGCATAGTGAGAGACGTCATATTCTTAAAGAATCGCAAAGTTTTATCGCTGCGAAATATGATTTTGCAAAAGCAAGAGAAGTAGAAATTGTCTATTGTATTGGTGAACCTGCTGAAATTCGTGTGCAAGGCATTGATGCCGTGATGAGCTATCTTTGGGAGCAGTTTGAGGGTATTGAAATTAATTATGACAAACTCATCATTGCGTACGAGCCTGTTTGGGCAATTGGTACAGGGTTGAGCGCTAGTTTAGAAGACATTGAAGAAGTTTTAACACGACTTCGTGAAAAACTCTGCACGCCTTTGTTGTATGGTGGTAGTGTTAAAGTTGATAATATAAATACTATTTTACATGTAAAAGCATGTGATGGTGTTTTAGTAGGAACAGCGAGTTGGAATGAAAAAGCATTTTGCGAGATGATTCATATCGCAGATAATGTAACAAAATAA
- the fabI gene encoding enoyl-ACP reductase FabI, protein MIMKGKKGLIVGIANNKSIAYGIAKACKEQGAELAFTYLNEQLEKRVRPIAEEFGCDKVYELDINNPAHLEALTASLEKDFGKIDFVVHSVAYAPKEALTGRFVDTTKEAFDIALGTSAYSLVSLSRACLPAMNDNGSILTLTYLGGPRYVPHYNVMGVAKAALESCVRYLAVDLGRRGIRVNAISAGPIKTLAASGIGDFRMILNWNEINAPLRKNVTTDEVGNSGMYLLSDLSSCVTGEVHYVDAGYSIMGMGMDETDAEGHTVLAWDNQK, encoded by the coding sequence ATGATCATGAAAGGCAAAAAAGGTCTTATTGTAGGTATCGCCAATAATAAATCAATTGCATATGGGATTGCAAAAGCATGTAAAGAACAAGGTGCAGAGTTAGCATTTACGTATTTAAATGAACAATTAGAAAAAAGAGTACGTCCGATTGCTGAAGAGTTTGGTTGTGACAAAGTGTATGAGCTTGACATCAATAATCCAGCACATTTGGAAGCATTAACGGCTTCATTAGAAAAAGACTTTGGCAAGATCGATTTTGTGGTTCACTCCGTTGCGTATGCTCCTAAAGAGGCATTGACAGGTAGATTTGTAGATACTACCAAAGAAGCCTTTGATATTGCTCTTGGTACATCAGCCTATTCATTGGTTTCACTCTCACGCGCATGTTTACCAGCGATGAACGATAATGGCTCTATTTTGACTTTAACGTACTTGGGTGGACCTCGTTATGTACCTCACTACAATGTAATGGGCGTTGCAAAAGCGGCATTAGAATCGTGTGTACGTTACCTTGCCGTTGATCTTGGACGTCGAGGAATTCGTGTGAATGCGATTAGTGCAGGTCCTATCAAAACATTGGCAGCCAGTGGTATTGGTGATTTTAGAATGATCTTGAATTGGAATGAGATCAATGCCCCTCTTCGCAAAAATGTAACGACCGATGAAGTGGGTAACAGCGGTATGTATCTTTTAAGCGATCTCTCAAGCTGTGTAACCGGTGAAGTTCACTATGTTGATGCAGGATACAGCATTATGGGTATGGGTATGGATGAAACTGATGCAGAAGGTCATACCGTACTGGCCTGGGATAATCAAAAATAA
- a CDS encoding ABC transporter permease yields MKLVLQKLGYVVLMLCIISLISFGAIHLAPNSFFASGELNPNITPEALEQLKHVYGLDQSLPAQFFAWFKAMLQLDFGISFASGKAVRDEILERLPITLLMNVVSLIFVFILALYWGIKSAMKQSSLYDKSIKQFALISYAMPSFYLSLLLVILLSVQWKLFPISGLHSQGISGNGIVYMADMAWHLALPIFVMVFGGLGSLILYVRSLTLNILKRDYIFFAKSRGIEGRALLMRFILPNLSPPIVTILGLSLPGLIGGSVILESIFAINGMGLLFYQSALSRDYPVIMGILIISSFLTLFGNMIADLILTKLNPHFKRRG; encoded by the coding sequence ATGAAATTAGTGCTGCAAAAACTTGGATATGTAGTACTAATGCTCTGTATCATCTCGTTAATCTCTTTTGGAGCAATTCATCTTGCTCCAAACTCTTTCTTTGCCAGTGGTGAACTCAATCCTAACATTACACCAGAAGCATTAGAGCAACTCAAACACGTTTATGGACTTGATCAATCTTTGCCCGCACAATTTTTTGCATGGTTTAAAGCGATGCTCCAGCTAGACTTCGGTATCTCGTTTGCTAGTGGCAAGGCTGTGCGCGATGAAATTCTAGAGCGACTTCCTATCACCCTTTTGATGAATGTTGTTAGTTTAATTTTCGTCTTTATACTGGCTTTGTATTGGGGTATAAAATCTGCTATGAAACAATCAAGCCTTTATGATAAAAGCATCAAACAGTTTGCCCTTATCAGCTACGCAATGCCTTCGTTTTACCTCTCTTTGTTGTTGGTTATTCTTCTCTCGGTACAGTGGAAACTGTTTCCTATCTCAGGATTGCACTCACAAGGCATTAGTGGAAATGGTATTGTTTACATGGCGGATATGGCATGGCATTTAGCCTTACCAATCTTTGTAATGGTCTTTGGTGGGCTTGGAAGTTTGATTTTGTATGTGCGAAGTTTGACACTCAATATTTTAAAAAGGGACTATATCTTTTTTGCCAAAAGTAGGGGTATTGAGGGAAGGGCACTTTTAATGCGTTTTATTTTGCCGAATCTCTCACCTCCCATTGTGACGATTCTAGGACTTTCGCTGCCAGGACTTATCGGGGGTAGTGTGATTTTGGAGTCTATTTTTGCGATTAATGGCATGGGACTCTTGTTTTATCAAAGTGCATTGAGCAGGGATTATCCTGTGATTATGGGAATACTGATTATTTCATCTTTTTTGACTTTATTTGGCAATATGATTGCCGATTTGATTTTAACAAAACTCAATCCTCATTTTAAACGACGAGGATAA
- the nusA gene encoding transcription termination factor NusA has protein sequence MEKIIDIIESIAHEKGLDINEVKNTVTLALVKTAKRIYGAEYEYGAEIDPATKTLKLYQKVIVVEPDDTRLLEGNENFIAIKDAKEVDPEIEIGDELTYELPLDNLGRTAAATLQKELEYHIQRLLENNIFEKYQKLVGKTVFGSVVRVDNDENTYIEIEEIRAVLPRKNRIKGEKFKVGNVVKSVIRKVLIDKTQGMYVELSRTSPKFLESLLELEVPEIKDELIKIIGSARIPGERAKVALSSLHPNIDAVGATVGTKGVRINAVSKELHNENIDCIEYSNIPEIFIARALSPAIISNVKIQNGKAIVTLPSDQKSKAIGKNGINIRLTSMLTGFEIELVESGGTTANSDASSDEQAEQRDPNALKNLFGGL, from the coding sequence ATGGAAAAAATTATAGACATTATAGAATCTATTGCCCATGAAAAAGGGTTGGATATTAACGAAGTTAAAAATACCGTTACACTTGCTCTTGTCAAAACAGCCAAAAGAATTTATGGCGCAGAATACGAATATGGCGCAGAAATAGACCCAGCCACTAAAACACTTAAACTCTATCAAAAAGTCATTGTCGTTGAACCTGATGATACAAGACTTTTAGAAGGTAATGAAAATTTTATTGCTATTAAAGATGCTAAAGAGGTTGACCCAGAGATCGAAATTGGTGATGAACTTACCTATGAATTGCCACTTGATAATCTAGGAAGAACCGCAGCAGCAACGCTTCAAAAAGAGCTTGAATACCACATTCAACGTCTCCTTGAAAACAATATTTTTGAAAAATATCAAAAACTTGTAGGCAAAACTGTTTTTGGATCTGTCGTGCGCGTTGATAACGATGAAAATACCTATATTGAAATTGAAGAAATTAGAGCGGTATTGCCACGCAAAAACCGTATCAAAGGTGAAAAATTTAAAGTCGGCAACGTGGTCAAAAGTGTCATTCGTAAAGTTCTCATTGATAAAACACAAGGAATGTATGTCGAACTTTCTCGTACCAGTCCAAAATTTTTAGAATCTCTTTTAGAACTTGAAGTTCCTGAGATCAAAGATGAACTCATTAAGATTATTGGCAGTGCTAGAATTCCAGGAGAACGCGCAAAAGTAGCACTCAGTTCATTGCACCCTAATATTGACGCTGTTGGGGCAACTGTCGGTACAAAAGGTGTGAGAATTAATGCGGTCAGTAAAGAGTTACATAATGAAAATATTGACTGTATCGAATACTCCAATATTCCTGAAATCTTCATCGCACGTGCTCTTTCTCCTGCGATTATTTCCAATGTCAAAATTCAAAATGGTAAAGCCATTGTAACGCTTCCAAGCGATCAAAAATCAAAAGCAATTGGTAAGAATGGCATCAATATTCGTCTTACTTCGATGTTAACAGGATTTGAAATTGAATTGGTCGAATCGGGTGGAACAACTGCAAACAGTGATGCAAGCAGTGATGAACAAGCAGAACAACGTGATCCAAACGCCCTTAAAAACCTTTTTGGCGGACTTTAA
- a CDS encoding HP0268 family nuclease, translating to MEIKLARNEINGKPKTITLEKVTEIIEKEGQKIFYFDKENSHKDLVSLVEHFEAQGFSVYLRDIRYGLGESDYMYEVHIL from the coding sequence ATGGAAATCAAATTAGCACGAAATGAAATTAATGGAAAACCAAAGACAATTACATTGGAGAAAGTGACCGAGATTATTGAAAAAGAGGGACAAAAGATCTTCTATTTTGATAAAGAAAACTCTCATAAAGACCTCGTAAGCTTGGTAGAACACTTTGAAGCACAAGGGTTTAGTGTCTATTTAAGAGATATTCGCTACGGTTTGGGTGAGAGCGATTATATGTACGAAGTACACATTCTTTAA
- the miaB gene encoding tRNA (N6-isopentenyl adenosine(37)-C2)-methylthiotransferase MiaB gives MNVRDSEHIIAELGDKENYVLTNSLQEADLILVNTCSVREKPVSKLFSEIGKYNLQKKEGAKIGVCGCTASHLGKEIFRRAPYVSFVIGARNVSKISTAVNTEKFLSVDTDYDESTYAFGEYRNSLYKAYVNISIGCDKKCTYCIVPQTRGDEISIPAELIVNEARKAAQNGAKEIFLLGQNVNNYGRRFSGNVERSMDFSDLLNLISEIPEVERIRFTSPHPLHMDDKFLETFANNPKVCKSMHMPLQSGSTHILEQMKRGYSKEWFLNRALKLREMIPDVSISTDIIVAFPGESDADFEDTLDVMRHVKFEQIFAFKYSPRPLTKAAEFTNQIDSEVGSQRLERLQLLQDEILDEIAAKNLNKIYPVYIDELRNSGFLAGRSDNNALVQIKGDESLLGQTVNIKITNPKRLSLYGEIVL, from the coding sequence ATGAATGTGCGAGATTCTGAGCACATTATCGCCGAACTAGGTGATAAAGAAAATTATGTCTTGACCAATAGTCTGCAAGAGGCAGATCTTATTTTGGTCAACACATGTAGTGTACGTGAAAAGCCTGTGAGTAAACTGTTTTCAGAGATTGGTAAGTATAACCTTCAAAAAAAAGAGGGTGCAAAAATTGGTGTATGCGGATGTACCGCAAGCCACTTAGGAAAAGAGATTTTTAGACGGGCTCCCTATGTGAGTTTTGTCATTGGAGCACGTAATGTCTCCAAAATCTCCACTGCCGTTAATACCGAAAAATTTTTAAGTGTCGACACCGATTATGATGAGAGTACGTACGCTTTTGGCGAGTATCGCAATAGTCTTTACAAAGCGTATGTGAATATCTCCATTGGGTGTGATAAAAAATGTACCTACTGCATCGTCCCGCAAACGAGAGGCGATGAGATATCCATTCCTGCAGAATTGATTGTCAATGAAGCACGCAAAGCTGCTCAAAATGGGGCTAAAGAGATTTTCTTACTCGGTCAAAATGTAAACAATTATGGCAGACGTTTTAGCGGTAACGTAGAGCGTTCCATGGATTTTTCAGACCTACTTAACCTTATCAGTGAAATCCCCGAAGTAGAGCGCATTCGTTTTACTTCTCCCCATCCCCTGCATATGGATGATAAATTTTTAGAGACTTTTGCCAATAATCCAAAAGTATGTAAGTCAATGCACATGCCATTGCAGAGTGGTTCCACGCATATCTTAGAGCAGATGAAACGGGGTTATAGCAAAGAGTGGTTTTTAAATAGAGCTTTAAAACTTCGTGAAATGATTCCTGATGTCTCTATTAGTACCGATATTATTGTCGCTTTTCCAGGGGAAAGTGATGCCGATTTTGAAGATACACTGGATGTCATGCGACACGTGAAATTTGAACAGATTTTCGCCTTTAAATACTCGCCAAGACCTCTAACCAAAGCGGCAGAGTTTACCAATCAAATCGATTCGGAAGTAGGGTCACAGCGCTTAGAGCGATTACAACTTTTACAAGATGAAATTTTAGATGAGATTGCCGCGAAAAACCTCAATAAAATTTATCCTGTTTATATTGATGAACTGCGTAATAGTGGTTTTTTAGCAGGACGAAGTGATAATAATGCACTGGTTCAGATTAAAGGTGATGAGAGTTTATTGGGACAAACCGTAAATATCAAAATTACCAACCCAAAACGTCTCTCCCTCTATGGCGAAATTGTTCTCTAA
- a CDS encoding lysophospholipid acyltransferase family protein codes for MAKLFSKEFKRKLLVWIVPPLIYALIKLLFFTCKKKFYRPQNGSATPSIYVLWHGEILMAAAAYTYYTKRVEADTIVSSHFDGELAARLMQLFGGGTIRGSSSKGGASVLRQALKSLQKGRDIALTPDGPRGPRHSVADGAAVLAMMKKVPIITMNCNPTSYWSMKSWDHFCIPKPFCTIEFYFGNPFYVHELSLEEAKSLIQKRLLEHAV; via the coding sequence ATGGCGAAATTGTTCTCTAAAGAGTTTAAACGTAAACTCTTAGTGTGGATTGTTCCACCTCTTATTTATGCATTGATTAAACTTTTATTCTTTACATGTAAAAAGAAATTTTATCGTCCGCAGAATGGTTCTGCTACGCCGAGTATCTATGTTTTGTGGCATGGCGAGATACTGATGGCAGCCGCAGCTTACACATACTATACGAAACGTGTAGAGGCTGATACCATTGTCAGTAGTCATTTTGATGGTGAATTGGCCGCAAGGCTAATGCAGCTTTTTGGTGGAGGAACGATACGTGGAAGCTCATCCAAGGGAGGGGCTTCTGTTTTAAGGCAGGCGTTAAAGTCACTTCAAAAAGGACGCGATATCGCTCTCACCCCTGATGGACCAAGAGGGCCAAGACACAGTGTAGCCGATGGTGCCGCAGTGCTTGCAATGATGAAAAAAGTACCGATTATTACCATGAATTGCAATCCAACCTCGTATTGGAGCATGAAGAGTTGGGATCACTTTTGTATTCCTAAACCATTTTGTACGATAGAATTCTATTTTGGTAATCCTTTCTATGTTCATGAACTCTCACTTGAAGAGGCAAAATCATTGATCCAAAAGCGACTTTTAGAGCATGCGGTGTAA
- the tilS gene encoding tRNA lysidine(34) synthetase TilS, with protein sequence MREINSLQPLPLLHNATIDLLKTSKNLLAFSGGGDSTALFFLLLEQNIPFDIAHVNYQTREQSDVEEAYAKKLADTYNKQLFTFTCKLENANFEHSARKERYTFFENIIQEHGYNSLLSAHHLNDKLEWFLMQLTRGAGLVELLGMQEIEEREHYTMIRPLLHVNKKTLQAYLENYKITYFTDESNTSFKHVRNQFRHHYANPLIENYEEGIAKSFRYMEEDAKRLLPHQATRIKDLFLLPKDEDDLINIRHIDKIVKLLGILLSKAQRDEILKTKSCVVGGKIAVCFEEKMILIAPYLKQAMDKKFKERCRQARIPSKIRSYLFTSHIDLSALRLDHTL encoded by the coding sequence GTGCGGGAGATCAACTCATTGCAACCATTACCTCTGTTGCATAACGCAACGATTGACCTTCTTAAAACATCCAAAAATCTTTTGGCATTCTCAGGCGGTGGAGACTCTACCGCCCTCTTCTTTTTACTGCTTGAGCAGAATATCCCTTTTGATATTGCCCATGTGAATTATCAAACAAGAGAGCAAAGTGACGTCGAAGAAGCGTATGCAAAAAAACTTGCCGATACTTACAATAAACAACTTTTCACCTTTACATGTAAACTTGAAAATGCCAATTTTGAACACTCTGCGAGGAAAGAGCGTTATACCTTTTTTGAAAACATCATCCAAGAACATGGCTACAATTCACTTTTAAGCGCACACCATTTAAACGATAAACTTGAATGGTTTTTAATGCAGCTAACTCGTGGTGCTGGGCTTGTTGAATTATTGGGTATGCAAGAGATAGAAGAGCGAGAGCATTACACGATGATCCGACCTCTTTTACATGTCAACAAAAAAACACTTCAAGCCTATCTTGAAAATTATAAAATTACTTACTTTACTGACGAAAGCAACACCTCTTTCAAACATGTACGCAACCAATTTCGCCATCACTATGCCAATCCGTTGATCGAAAATTATGAGGAGGGTATCGCTAAAAGTTTTCGCTATATGGAAGAAGATGCTAAACGTCTTTTACCCCATCAGGCTACTCGCATCAAAGACTTATTTCTCCTTCCCAAAGATGAAGATGACCTGATCAATATTCGTCATATTGATAAAATAGTCAAACTCCTCGGTATTCTCTTATCAAAAGCGCAAAGGGATGAGATTTTAAAAACGAAGAGCTGTGTGGTGGGTGGAAAAATTGCAGTCTGTTTTGAAGAAAAAATGATTTTGATAGCACCGTATCTCAAGCAAGCTATGGATAAAAAATTTAAAGAGAGGTGCCGTCAAGCACGCATTCCTTCAAAGATTCGCTCTTACCTCTTTACTTCGCATATTGATCTTAGCGCGTTGCGTTTAGATCATACACTTTAA